In Streptomyces sp. NBC_01408, one DNA window encodes the following:
- a CDS encoding fumarate reductase/succinate dehydrogenase flavoprotein subunit, translated as MAQVERQQWDVVVVGAGGAGLRAAIEARERGARTAVICKSLFGKAHTVMAEGGIAASMGNVNEGDNWQVHFRDTMRGGKFLNQWRMAELHAKEAPDRVWELETWGALFDRTPDGKISQRNFGGHEYPRLAHVGDRTGLELIRTLQQKIVQLQQEDFKEYGDYEARLKVFQECTVTRVLKDGSGGGSAAEQRVSGTFCYERESGRFFVLEAPAVVLATGGIGKSFKTTSNSWEYTGDGHALALLAGAPLLNMEFVQFHPTGMVWPPSVKGILVTESVRGDGGVLRNSEGKRFMFDYVPDVFKEKYAESEEEGDRWYEDPDHNRRPPELLPRDEVARAINSEVKAGRGSPHGGVFLDVSTRMPAERIRRRLPSMYHQFKELADVDITAEPMEVGPTCHYVMGGIAVDSDTAATVGVPGLFAAGEVAGGMHGSNRLGGNSLSDLLVFGRRAGLHAAEHATAAGERPAVSQEQIDAAAAEALAPFQAAEGAENPYTLHQELQTTMNDLVGIIRREGEMAEALRKLAGLRVRAARAGVEGHRQFNPGWHLALDLRNMLLVSECVARAALERTESRGGHTREDCPAMERDWRPVNLLCRPVTVDDGKLAPADPAADRIALVRTRTDPIRPDLLALFEKEELVKYLAEEELYE; from the coding sequence ATGGCTCAAGTGGAACGGCAGCAGTGGGACGTGGTCGTGGTCGGCGCGGGCGGCGCCGGGCTGCGGGCCGCTATCGAGGCCCGCGAGCGGGGCGCCCGTACGGCCGTGATCTGCAAGTCCCTCTTCGGCAAGGCCCACACGGTGATGGCGGAGGGCGGCATCGCGGCCTCCATGGGCAACGTCAACGAGGGGGACAACTGGCAGGTGCACTTCCGCGACACCATGCGCGGGGGCAAGTTCCTCAACCAGTGGCGGATGGCCGAGCTGCACGCCAAGGAGGCCCCGGACCGGGTCTGGGAGCTGGAGACCTGGGGCGCGCTCTTCGACCGCACCCCGGACGGGAAGATCTCCCAGCGCAATTTCGGCGGCCACGAGTACCCGCGCCTCGCGCACGTCGGCGACCGCACGGGTCTGGAGCTGATCCGCACCCTCCAGCAGAAGATCGTCCAGCTCCAGCAGGAGGACTTCAAGGAGTACGGGGACTACGAGGCCCGGCTCAAGGTCTTCCAGGAGTGCACGGTCACCAGGGTCCTCAAGGACGGGTCCGGCGGCGGCTCCGCCGCGGAGCAGCGTGTCTCGGGGACCTTCTGCTACGAACGCGAGTCCGGCCGCTTCTTCGTCCTGGAGGCCCCGGCGGTCGTGCTGGCCACCGGCGGGATCGGCAAGTCCTTCAAGACGACCTCCAACTCCTGGGAGTACACGGGCGACGGCCACGCGCTGGCGCTGCTCGCCGGAGCGCCCCTGCTGAACATGGAGTTCGTGCAGTTCCACCCGACCGGCATGGTCTGGCCGCCTTCGGTGAAGGGCATCCTCGTCACCGAATCGGTGCGCGGAGACGGCGGGGTGCTGCGCAACAGCGAGGGCAAGCGGTTCATGTTCGACTACGTCCCCGACGTCTTCAAGGAGAAGTACGCGGAGTCGGAGGAGGAGGGCGACCGCTGGTACGAGGACCCGGACCACAACCGGCGGCCGCCCGAGCTGCTGCCCCGCGACGAGGTGGCCCGGGCGATCAACTCCGAGGTGAAGGCGGGCCGCGGCTCCCCGCACGGCGGGGTGTTCCTGGACGTGTCCACCCGGATGCCCGCGGAGAGGATCCGCCGACGCCTGCCTTCCATGTACCACCAGTTCAAGGAGCTGGCGGACGTGGACATCACCGCCGAGCCGATGGAGGTCGGCCCGACCTGCCACTACGTGATGGGCGGCATCGCGGTCGACTCCGACACCGCGGCCACGGTCGGCGTGCCGGGCCTGTTCGCGGCGGGCGAGGTCGCGGGCGGGATGCACGGCTCGAACCGCCTCGGCGGCAATTCCCTGTCCGACCTGCTGGTCTTCGGGCGGCGGGCGGGGCTGCACGCGGCGGAGCACGCCACGGCCGCCGGTGAGCGCCCGGCGGTCTCCCAGGAGCAGATCGACGCGGCGGCCGCGGAGGCGCTGGCCCCCTTCCAGGCCGCCGAGGGCGCGGAGAACCCGTACACGCTCCACCAGGAGCTCCAGACGACCATGAACGACCTGGTCGGCATCATCCGGCGCGAGGGCGAGATGGCCGAGGCCCTGCGGAAGCTGGCGGGGCTGCGCGTACGGGCCGCCCGGGCCGGGGTGGAGGGCCACCGGCAGTTCAACCCGGGCTGGCACCTGGCGCTGGACCTGCGGAACATGCTGCTGGTCAGCGAGTGCGTGGCGCGCGCGGCCCTGGAACGCACCGAGAGCCGGGGCGGGCACACCCGCGAGGACTGTCCGGCGATGGAGCGGGACTGGCGGCCGGTGAACCTGCTGTGCCGGCCCGTGACTGTCGATGACGGAAAGCTGGCCCCCGCCGACCCCGCGGCCGACCGGATCGCCTTGGTCCGCACCCGCACCGACCCCATCCGCCCCGACCTGCTCGCGCTGTTCGAGAAGGAAGAGCTGGTCAAGTACCTCGCCGAAGAGGAGCTCTACGAGTGA
- a CDS encoding succinate dehydrogenase/fumarate reductase iron-sulfur subunit yields the protein MTTYDARFRIWRGDAEGGELRDFTVEVHDGEVVLDIVHRLQATQASDLAVRWNCKAGKCGSCSAEVNGRPRLMCMTRMSTFEREETITVTPLRAFPVIRDLVTDVSFNYQKAREVPAFVPPEGVAPGAYRMQQIDVERSQEFRKCIECFLCQDTCHVVRDHEENKTAFAGPRFLMRVAELDMHPLDAAAEIGLDRKSSAQEEHGLGYCNITKCCTEVCPEGIQITDNALIPLKERAVDRKYDPLVWLGSRILRRPSS from the coding sequence GTGACTACCTACGACGCACGCTTCCGGATCTGGCGGGGCGACGCCGAGGGCGGGGAACTGCGGGACTTCACCGTCGAGGTGCACGACGGCGAGGTGGTCCTGGACATCGTCCACCGGCTGCAGGCCACCCAGGCCTCGGACCTCGCGGTGCGCTGGAACTGCAAGGCGGGCAAGTGCGGCTCGTGCAGCGCGGAGGTCAACGGGCGGCCGCGGCTGATGTGCATGACGCGGATGTCGACCTTCGAGCGGGAGGAGACGATCACGGTCACCCCGCTGCGTGCCTTCCCCGTCATCCGCGACCTGGTCACGGACGTCTCCTTCAACTACCAGAAGGCGCGGGAGGTCCCGGCCTTCGTCCCGCCGGAGGGGGTGGCCCCGGGCGCGTACCGGATGCAGCAGATCGACGTGGAGCGCTCGCAGGAGTTCCGCAAGTGCATCGAGTGCTTCCTGTGCCAGGACACCTGCCATGTCGTGCGTGACCACGAGGAGAACAAGACCGCCTTCGCCGGTCCGCGCTTCCTGATGCGGGTGGCGGAACTGGACATGCACCCCCTGGACGCGGCGGCGGAGATCGGCCTGGACCGCAAGAGCAGCGCGCAGGAGGAACACGGGCTGGGCTACTGCAACATCACCAAGTGCTGTACGGAGGTCTGCCCCGAGGGCATCCAGATCACCGACAATGCCCTGATCCCATTGAAGGAGCGGGCGGTGGACCGCAAGTACGACCCGCTGGTGTGGCTCGGCAGCAGGATCCTGCGGCGTCCGTCCTCGTAG